A window of the Natronomonas salina genome harbors these coding sequences:
- a CDS encoding helix-turn-helix domain-containing protein has product MRHVTFQLAPRNGELHPFDAVVRDDPELSRWAIHQVDPVAEEGLAILVEFDGPVEKLQRVVAEQSDVVSSSVTESDDGVFVYAHFEPDEWLRQLYEVTDEYEIFVDTPMYYTGGGALEITAIGELEDIRAASLALPDGVDLHLLSTGEYRPANESLYEQLTPRQQETLRAAVETGYYQEPRRVTYQDVADELGISAGTVGEHLRKIESTILTGVLPDAEAPTPAP; this is encoded by the coding sequence ATGAGGCACGTCACCTTCCAGCTTGCGCCCCGGAACGGAGAACTTCACCCGTTCGACGCCGTCGTTCGCGACGACCCGGAGCTCTCCCGGTGGGCGATCCACCAGGTCGACCCTGTCGCCGAGGAGGGGCTGGCCATCCTCGTCGAGTTCGATGGCCCGGTCGAGAAGCTACAGCGGGTCGTCGCCGAACAATCCGACGTCGTCTCCTCAAGCGTCACGGAGTCCGACGACGGCGTGTTCGTCTACGCGCACTTCGAGCCGGACGAGTGGCTCAGACAGCTTTACGAGGTCACCGACGAGTACGAGATATTCGTGGACACGCCGATGTACTACACCGGGGGCGGCGCCCTCGAGATCACGGCCATCGGCGAACTCGAGGATATCCGCGCCGCGTCGCTCGCGCTCCCCGACGGCGTCGATCTGCACCTCCTGTCGACGGGCGAGTACCGCCCGGCGAACGAAAGCCTGTACGAGCAGCTCACGCCGCGACAGCAGGAGACGCTGCGGGCGGCCGTCGAGACGGGCTACTACCAGGAACCCCGGCGGGTGACCTACCAGGACGTCGCCGACGAACTCGGCATCTCGGCGGGCACCGTCGGCGAGCACCTGCGGAAGATTGAGTCGACGATCCTCACCGGCGTCCTCCCCGACGCCGAGGCGCCGACGCCGGCGCCCTGA
- a CDS encoding YbhB/YbcL family Raf kinase inhibitor-like protein, whose translation MRRRALLSTLSLAATAGCTIGGEPPEPDGLTLRSPAFEDGTIPVRYTCDGEGVSPPLRIEGVPDRTDSLAVVGEWLYEFLPGTFWLLWELPPEDPIEIPEGLPERPRLDDPEGAVQGTNDEGDVGYRSPCHETPDHEEYRFNVLALESSPDVDPAADRDEFDDATEGLVLSSTSLTVRYDRV comes from the coding sequence ATGCGCCGGCGAGCGCTCCTCTCGACGCTCTCCCTCGCGGCCACCGCCGGCTGTACCATCGGCGGCGAACCACCCGAGCCCGACGGCCTCACGTTGCGGTCGCCGGCCTTCGAGGACGGCACGATCCCGGTCCGCTACACCTGCGATGGCGAGGGCGTCTCCCCGCCGCTCCGCATCGAGGGCGTCCCCGACCGGACCGACTCCCTCGCCGTCGTCGGCGAGTGGCTCTACGAGTTCCTCCCCGGGACGTTCTGGCTGCTCTGGGAGCTACCGCCGGAGGACCCCATCGAAATCCCCGAGGGACTCCCCGAACGGCCGCGGCTCGACGACCCCGAGGGCGCCGTCCAGGGGACGAACGACGAGGGCGACGTCGGCTACCGCTCGCCGTGTCACGAGACGCCGGACCACGAGGAGTACCGATTCAACGTCCTGGCCCTCGAGTCGTCGCCGGACGTCGACCCCGCCGCGGACCGCGACGAGTTCGACGACGCGACCGAGGGCCTGGTGCTCTCGAGCACCTCGCTGACCGTCCGGTACGACCGCGTCTAG
- a CDS encoding HEWD family protein codes for MSVNIIPPERRTCDRCGRTDVWDAELENWVIDEEDGERLVGNRHCIHEWDINGRYNPVEGKPDVNADADADADA; via the coding sequence ATGAGCGTGAACATCATCCCGCCGGAGCGACGAACCTGCGATCGCTGCGGACGGACGGACGTCTGGGACGCGGAGCTGGAGAACTGGGTGATCGACGAGGAGGACGGCGAGCGGCTGGTCGGCAACAGACACTGCATCCACGAGTGGGACATCAACGGCCGGTACAACCCCGTCGAGGGAAAGCCGGACGTGAACGCCGACGCCGACGCCGACGCGGACGCCTGA